aagaaagaaaacaagcgcATCTAACAACAGTTCAAAGCAACTTCAACTTCACGGAAGAGGGTGGGGCCCTTCCTGAAGCTGACACACTCTGGCAGTGAAGCAGCCCTGGGTGCTGGGGGCAGGTGGCCTGCAGACACGGGACGCTGACAGCCCTTGCCCGGGCTCACTGGCAGCCAGGAGGCAGCTGAGGGGCAGGTCTGGGTCTCGGTCCAGTCCCGTCACCTCCGGGTGGCCCAGGAGTCCCCTGCCGAGCAGCTGCTCTCCAGCACCCAAAGTGGTCTGGTGGCCACCGGCCGCAATCAGTGTGGACGTTCACTCAAGAGTCGCATTAACCTGTGCCGGGTGCTGAGAGAAACGTGTGCTGACAGCGGGCGCGAAGGAGACCGTCTGCGTCACCTACGCACGAGCTCCTACGAGCTCCTACGCCTGAGCTGGACGGCCAGCACACAACAGCGAGCGCCACTCTCCTGGATGCTCAAAGTTTTATTTGCCCTCAGGCTGGCAGAGAAAGCAGCGGAGCAGCGAGCCTGACGGGCCCTTTGTGGGCGAAGAACTAGCTGGCAGGACTATGGGCAGGTCTTAAGTGTCAGGACCACGTGGTAGCCGGTGAGGAGTCCcgaagaaaggagaaacacccTTCCCTCCCAAAGTCTGGGGCAGGTTTCTCGCTGCTCAGCCCCTGTGCACCTACTGATTCTGACAGAGAGGGTAGGAGAGCGAGTGCGGGACGAGACGAGAGCACACCACACGCCGGGGGTCACGAGCTAAACCGGGGCGTGGTCTCCCGGCTGCCAGGACCAGGCGGCACCACCCCTCCTGAAGGTCTACAGAGCTCACAGGACCAGCAGGTCAATTTCCTAGCTTCCCTTCTGTCTCAAAAGCCTGGGGACGGGAAAAGCCTCTCCACGGGCTCTTCCCGTCAGTAACAGCCAACACTCTGGCAGAAAACGTCCTTGCCACCAGTCTGCGTCCGCTCGCGTGTGCTGCCGAAGCTCAGAACTCCCAGTCATCCACCTCGAGCTCTTCCAAGTCCGTCACTAGGCCGAAGATTCCACTGTGGTCCTGAGACTGGCTCCCTTCGCAGCTGGTGATGGGGGTGACAGGGCGAAGTAGCTCGGGCAAAGCCTCTGAGGCATGTCGCTTGATCTAGAAGAGACGGGGGTTGAACTGGGTCCCTGTGGTGACGGGGCAGGAACCACGGTGCAGTCGTGCTGCTGGAACTAGGGGTCCCACGAGGAAGAAGCAGTGCTTAGGGGCTTCAAGGACACAGCCATCCCCCCAGTTCAAAGGGAGATGGAGACACGGGGCCTAAGGTCGCAAAGCGAAAGGGTTCTGGCAGCCAGGACCATAGGCTtaacacaaacaaaaacaccatcaCCACCGAGCTGAGGGAAACTGCTAGTGTACCTGCTTGAAGAACGAATGATTCAGAAGGGTGCTGGCACTCGGTctgtggagaaagaggaagagattcaGACCAGTCCTGCAGCAGTCCTACTGTTCAGTCCCCCCCAGCGTCCCCTCTATTTCTTCCCCGAGAAAGGACAGACAGCTACGCAGGCGGCTTCTGAGCCACCGGTGCTGATCCCGCCCGCTGTGGGAGCAGACTCCCGCCCCCCAGAGCCCCTCGGACCCTCACGGATACCTCACGTCGGGGTTGCGCTGAAGACACTGCTCCACAAAGTGGTGGAAGTGGGGGGAGAAGGTGCGGTGataggggtgggagggagagtcgCCATTGGAGGTCCGGGGGTTGCCGGTGGCCAGGCTGTCACTCAGGCCGGAGTTGGCCGTAGTGCGGGGGCTGCTCATGGTCAGTTCCTCAGCGGGGATGGTGCTGGTGTCCAGCAGGCAGGGCACTGTGCCGTTCAGCTTCTCCAGCAGCATCTGGGGAGAGAGCCGGGAGCTGGCTGGAGTCCCCTGCACTAGTGTCTTCGCGGACCGCcgacccccacctcccaccccccccaccccccccgcacAGATTTCACGTTGGAGCAGGAAGTTAAAGCAGGTAAGTCTCCCTGACAAAACCACAGCATTAAAGCAGACTGGTCGAACTCTTCCAAAGGAATTGTGGCCACTGGCTCAgcaaagtggagagagggatcagaAAGCACGCCTGCTTCTTCTCCGGGGCTGCACGGAGAGCTCACGGAGGGCAGTCACTTTTTCTCGCAGGGCCCAGCGCCATGTTCCTGGCCGTTCCTGACTGCAGCAGGGCGGCGGGACCAGTGTGCCCAAGGGCAGGTGGAGCCCCAGCGCCATCAGACTCAGCACTCAGCACTCGTAACGCAGCTGACCGACCTTGAGGACCCTCCCCAGGCTGTTACAGCAGAGGCCTGGAGGCTGCTTCAGAGCTGCACGACTGTGGCTCAGTTAGGTTTACATTCTCGTCCTCACGCCCACGGGcacattttatttagttattagaggcaggcagagagagagaccacagcactaacagTCCTTCACTGCGGCGGGCCGGGCTTGAGCCTGGTGGCTCACACGCAgtgcagcacactaaccaaggaAGCTATTTCGCCAGCACTCTTCacttatttacttttaccagagcaccgctcagctctgactgagggtggtgctggggattgaacccgggaccacaAACCACCATGCAACATTCTAAATGCTCAATCGCAGATCCAGGTGGCTGGCCAGTAGCTCCCATACTGGACAAGCAGAGCACTCGGAAGTTCTCCTGGGCAGGACTGTTCCTAGATCTGTGGCTTAGTCACCGTAAGCAGTCGTGACTCTGACCTGTCCCGAGATGCTGTTTTTCCTTGACTTTCTACACGTCTGAAATGTCTCTCCTTCCCAGAAGTCTCCCTGGGCCCCACGTTCTCTAGAGCCTTTGGTCACACTGTCGTGCTCTACCCCACAGGCTGAACAGCACGTGGGCGAACCAGCCAGCTCCCTCAGCCTGAACCCCTACCCTCACTCTTTCTCAGTTCATGTTCCGGGTACTTCTTAGCCAATGACCCAGCCTATCTGCTGAACTCGATGAGGCCTTGTGCTCTGGGTCTGCCACTGGCTGTGTGAGGACAGCCTTTCGGAAGGGGCACGAAGAGAAGTCGAGCCTGCATGCCGGCGACTCCGAGCCTTGCTCAGCTCGGCCAGCTGAGTGGTGTGGGCTTCTCAGTTAGAAGCTGGCTTTCCAGGTCTACTGTCAGCTGGGAGGTGGGCCACGTAACAGTGCCTGAAGTACTGGCTGGTTTGATTCGCACATTCTAAATAAGCACGCGGCATGCAGCCGCTGCTACCCTCGGCCTTGTGACTTGGTGACGGCCTTGTCCTTAGGccgtctcccctgccctcccgcAGGGTTCTACTATCGCACCAGTTATCACACGGAGAGGAAGTGGACTTACACACTTCACTGCCCTTTGGTGCGAAGACCGCGCCCGGCCCACTTCCTGAGAGTGGAGCAGATGGCAGACAGGGACCCACGGGGCTGCAGGCTCACCTGGGTAGCAGGCATGTCCTTAAAGGGGACATGGCCATTGGCCAGTTCACAGGCTGTGATCCCCACACTGTAGATGTCAGACTTGGCATCGTAACCCTGCAGATTCTAAGGCAAGAGAAAAAGGGCACAGGTGACTCCACTGCGGCCTCAGTGGCTTTTctgaggaaagggggtggggcgaaaaggaaggaaggaaagaaagcttGTCCAAATGAGGCCCAGCTGCCAGCGCGCCTTCTGAAGGAACATGTCTCGGTGCGTCATATAACACGCGGGAAGCAGAGCCTCTGTCCGCCTCGTGCAAGGACAGGAGAGCACCCAGCATTCCCACAATGCCACTGTCCCCGCAGTGGGGCTGACACAGAGCGGGTGCAGTCCGGGAACCCGCAGAGGGAAGGTGCATCGTCTGCAGTGAACAAACGGTGCCTCAGCGTGCCCCGTCCCGGGAAGCCCCGCGAGGCTTCCTTCGAAGTCAGGAGCCAGTGGGAGGGCGGGCTCCTGGGGGCCGGCACACACACCTGCTGGAGGACTTCCGGGCTGAGCCAGGGCAGAACCTTGATGCTGTGCTTGGGGAAGTCGTGGACCACACGCTGCCGCTGTCCGTGGCTGATCATGCTCAGGTTGCTGCGTAGACCTGACAGGTAGACGTTCCCGTCAGCAGAGACGAGGATGTGGCTGGCCTTGACGCTCCTAGGGCAGAGCACCAGGGTGGCAGGGCCCTCAGACCATGACCCCAGTCTTCAGACTACAGCCAGGTAGCTCCCTCCCTGACAACATCTGCTTTGTGTGCTTTAGACACTTACACATTATGATGTAATGCTTCATGATGTAATACCAGATTCAAAACTTATTCggggtgaggagacagcacaatggttagagAAAATGTCTTccccgcctgaggctctgaggttacaggttcaattccttgtatcactaagccagagctgggcagtgctccggtgctctgagggggtggggggaggcaggaagaaagaaaagaaaggtccaggagagggcagaggataaagcactggactctcaagcatgaggtcctgagttcaattcccggcagcacatgtatcagagtgacgtctggttctttctctatctcctcctttctcattaataagcaaataaaatctttaacaacaacaaacaatttACTCATATATTGTTAGGTTctctttaatgtttatttttattgttttttgtttttttattgttttaatttattatttattttcccttttgttgccgttgttgtattttttattgttatagttattattgttattgatgtcattgttgttggataggacagagagaaatggagagaggaacggaagacagagggggagaaaaagacagacacctgcagacctgcttcactgcctgtgaagcgactcccctgcaggtggggagctgggggctcgaaccgggatccttatgccggtccttacgctttgtgccacctgcgcttagcctgttgcgctaccgcccgactccctttatttatttattaatgagagggataagggggggagagagaaagggagaaaagagagaaccagacatcaccctgacacatgtgctgctagggattgaactcaggacctcatgtttgagagtccaatcctctatccactgtgctacctcctggaccacggttCTCTTTAATGTTTACAGACCACTGCTTGCTCTATcatctactactttttttttttttttttgcctccagggttatcgctggggctcggtgcctgcactacaaatccactgctcctggaggccattttccccattttgttgcccttgttattattgttatagctgttgttgttggataggacagagagaaatggagagaggaggggaagacagagagggggagagaaagtcagacacctacagacctgcttcaccgcctgtgaagcgactcccctgcaggtggggagccgggggctcgaaccgggatcctcatgccagtccttgcacttaacccgctgtgctaccgcccgactcccttattttattttttttaataagatatttttaaatgtttgactTACTTTATTTCAATGTGAGAGagtataccaaagcactgctcacctctggtgaGCGCTAAGCCTTTGAGATGCATGCCTGCTGCTACCCCCATACACCTAACTTCCTTTGTGTGTACAGAGCCAGAGCCTCAGTGTGCCCATTTCATGACTCGGGCCACTTCTGCTTGAGATaaggagtgagagggaaagagtcacagAGAAGGAGTGACAGTATTGCCcagggcttgaccctgggcccttgtgcactgtaatgtgtgctctcaaccaggtgcgccccagcCTGGCCCTGACTCGTgtcgctttattgaggaaatgttggtttacagggtatattttcccatttcccaaagacaggttgactttttcatttttgCATTTCAAGgttaggggacacagaactctggtggtgggaaagccgTGGGGCTATAGCCGTCATATTCTAATTCTGTAAACAAACGTGACATGACTAACAACAAAGCTGAAAAGAGCCAAGATCCGTACCTGTGCACATAACCCATGTGGTGGATGTAGCCTAAGGCCTTGAGCACCCCCTGCAGGAGATAAGCTATCGCCAGCTCACTCATGCCGTCCATGAAGTGAGTACAGATGAGATCCTTGGCAGAGCCTGAGGTAGAGAATTAAGAGgaaatggggtgtgtgtgtgtgtgtgtgtgggggggtaacaGGAATAAAACTGCACACAGCAAGCCGATCAGAGTTCTTACAACTCCACTTTGCTGGGACCCCTTTCCACTCACCATACGCGACGAAGGATGTGACGACCCACAGCTCATTGTCTGCGATGAAGGTGGCTCGGTATGGCAGGATATTGGGATGGCTGAAGAGTCTGGAGACATGAAGCTCTCCCTGGAAGCAACGTGAGTGAAGTCGGAATCAAGGGCGTTGAAGAGTGacgccccacagccccacagacgGCGGCAGACGGTGTCAGCATGGGGGCTCTCGGGACGCTCCTTCAGAGTCCTGAGGGCAGCCTAAGAGAAGCCTACGCTCTTCCCTGTGAGGAGCTCAGCCCTGCTGTCTCTACAGAGAAGCCAGCTCTTTGCCCAAATGTGCCCCTGCCACACAATCCTGAAGAGCTTCAAGAAGGGTCAGCAAgcagcccgggaggtggcacagtggatcaggcactgggctctcaagcatgaagccccgagttcaatccctggcagtacatgtaccagagtgacgtctggctctttctctcctcccgtctttctcattaataaacaaatacaatctTTTAGCTCAACTTCAAGAACAAAGGCACAGACCTCCTCTTCAAGAAAACACCAAATGTTTTCCtgttattaaataaaatgttacagTCAGTAGGAAAAGGAAGGTGTAAGAccaatagaatttaaaaataaattcggGGAGGAAAGAACTACAGAAACTCAAAGGCACAGACAAGAGAGAGCAAGGCCACACAGGCAGCACCTCTGCTTATTCACTTGCAATTCTACAGACTGAAAAACACTCCTAAGGTTTAAAATGCTCTAGAACaaattcaagtatatattttccccaaagaCCTAAGTTCTGATAACTTCTGTTCCATCCTTGGACACACCAGCACATCCTGAACACGTGCACTAACATTAGAATGATGTCAGATACGCTTGAACTAGAAAAAGACATtgtaggggcctgggcagtggcgcagcgggttaagtgcaggtggcgcgaagtgcaaggacccgcacaaggatcccggttccagcccccggctctccccatgcaggggagtcgcttcacaagcagtgaggcaggtctgcaggtgccattctttctttccccctctcaatttctctctgtcctatccaataaaagggcaaaaagaaaagaaggcagacACCGGGAACTAGGGTGGGGAGCTGCGGTAAAGGTATGGGGTATACACTGATCTGGGCCCCGACTCGCAGGAGCCCCAGCTACAGGCCTGCCGTGGGCGTCCCAGAGCACGATTCAGTTCTGGTTTAGATGTGCTAGGGACTCAACTGAGAGCCGCAGGCATCAAAGGCTTCCTGCGCAGCCAACACGCAGTCTCCAGTCGGCTTCTCTCAGGTGGACAGTGGGCAGGCAGTTGTTTGTTTCTTCAGTAGAAAGAAAACTCAGCAAATAAATAGGACACCAAGTGCAGTCGCTCGGCTCCCTATGTCAGGGTGGGCTATCCACACCTACAGTAAGTCTGCCTGGGTTTGAATTTTGCCTGCGACCATGGACAAGGTGCTCAGTCTCTCTGAAtagtaaataaatggataaacaaGACATAACAAAGTGTCTGGAGAAGAGGAAATATCAATCATCTGAGCAGTAGCCCAGGAAGGACCCAGTGGATGAGATGCTGAGCCTCAAGCAGATTCCTGTGTTCCATCCTGAGCACCGCATGTGcccaagtgatgctctgtttctctgctCTATTCTCTCAGTTTTTTCATTAAAAcataacataaggatcccggttcgagcccctggctccccacctgcagatgagtcacttcacaggctgtgaagcaggtctgcaggtgtctgtctcctcccccccaccccccgttttcctctcctctctccatttctctgctctgtcctatccaacagtgacatcaata
Above is a window of Erinaceus europaeus chromosome 12, mEriEur2.1, whole genome shotgun sequence DNA encoding:
- the STRADA gene encoding STE20-related kinase adapter protein alpha isoform X5, producing the protein MSFLRWVSEKFIVEGLRDLELFGEQPPGDTRRKTNEASSESIAAFSKQEIMSSFLPEGGCYELLSVIGKGFEDLMTVNLARYKPTGEYVTVRRINLEACSNEVVTFLQGELHVSRLFSHPNILPYRATFIADNELWVVTSFVAYGSAKDLICTHFMDGMSELAIAYLLQGVLKALGYIHHMGYVHRSVKASHILVSADGNVYLSGLRSNLSMISHGQRQRVVHDFPKHSIKVLPWLSPEVLQQNLQGYDAKSDIYSVGITACELANGHVPFKDMPATQMLLEKLNGTVPCLLDTSTIPAEELTMSSPRTTANSGLSDSLATGNPRTSNGDSPSHPYHRTFSPHFHHFVEQCLQRNPDVRPSASTLLNHSFFKQIKRHASEALPELLRPVTPITSCEGSQSQDHSGIFGLVTDLEELEVDDWEF
- the STRADA gene encoding STE20-related kinase adapter protein alpha isoform X7 gives rise to the protein MSFLTNEASSESIAAFSKQEIMSSFLPEGGCYELLSVIGKGFEDLMTVNLARYKPTGEYVTVRRINLEACSNEVVTFLQGELHVSRLFSHPNILPYRATFIADNELWVVTSFVAYGSAKDLICTHFMDGMSELAIAYLLQGVLKALGYIHHMGYVHRSVKASHILVSADGNVYLSGLRSNLSMISHGQRQRVVHDFPKHSIKVLPWLSPEVLQQNLQGYDAKSDIYSVGITACELANGHVPFKDMPATQMLLEKLNGTVPCLLDTSTIPAEELTMSSPRTTANSGLSDSLATGNPRTSNGDSPSHPYHRTFSPHFHHFVEQCLQRNPDVRPSASTLLNHSFFKQIKRHASEALPELLRPVTPITSCEGSQSQDHSGIFGLVTDLEELEVDDWEF
- the STRADA gene encoding STE20-related kinase adapter protein alpha isoform X2; translated protein: MSFLRWVSEKFIVEGLRDLELFGEQPPGDTRRKLPRPLQFRMVPWIPVAVTFGFPPHPHLWGTSRVKVSFRCLSSTNEASSESIAAFSKQEIMSSFLPEGGCYELLSVIGKGFEDLMTVNLARYKPTGEYVTVRRINLEACSNEVVTFLQGELHVSRLFSHPNILPYRATFIADNELWVVTSFVAYGSAKDLICTHFMDGMSELAIAYLLQGVLKALGYIHHMGYVHRSVKASHILVSADGNVYLSGLRSNLSMISHGQRQRVVHDFPKHSIKVLPWLSPEVLQQNLQGYDAKSDIYSVGITACELANGHVPFKDMPATQMLLEKLNGTVPCLLDTSTIPAEELTMSSPRTTANSGLSDSLATGNPRTSNGDSPSHPYHRTFSPHFHHFVEQCLQRNPDVRPSASTLLNHSFFKQIKRHASEALPELLRPVTPITSCEGSQSQDHSGIFGLVTDLEELEVDDWEF
- the STRADA gene encoding STE20-related kinase adapter protein alpha isoform X1; translation: MSFLVSKPERIRRWVSEKFIVEGLRDLELFGEQPPGDTRRKLPRPLQFRMVPWIPVAVTFGFPPHPHLWGTSRVKVSFRCLSSTNEASSESIAAFSKQEIMSSFLPEGGCYELLSVIGKGFEDLMTVNLARYKPTGEYVTVRRINLEACSNEVVTFLQGELHVSRLFSHPNILPYRATFIADNELWVVTSFVAYGSAKDLICTHFMDGMSELAIAYLLQGVLKALGYIHHMGYVHRSVKASHILVSADGNVYLSGLRSNLSMISHGQRQRVVHDFPKHSIKVLPWLSPEVLQQNLQGYDAKSDIYSVGITACELANGHVPFKDMPATQMLLEKLNGTVPCLLDTSTIPAEELTMSSPRTTANSGLSDSLATGNPRTSNGDSPSHPYHRTFSPHFHHFVEQCLQRNPDVRPSASTLLNHSFFKQIKRHASEALPELLRPVTPITSCEGSQSQDHSGIFGLVTDLEELEVDDWEF
- the STRADA gene encoding STE20-related kinase adapter protein alpha isoform X6, whose translation is MSFLVSKPERIRTNEASSESIAAFSKQEIMSSFLPEGGCYELLSVIGKGFEDLMTVNLARYKPTGEYVTVRRINLEACSNEVVTFLQGELHVSRLFSHPNILPYRATFIADNELWVVTSFVAYGSAKDLICTHFMDGMSELAIAYLLQGVLKALGYIHHMGYVHRSVKASHILVSADGNVYLSGLRSNLSMISHGQRQRVVHDFPKHSIKVLPWLSPEVLQQNLQGYDAKSDIYSVGITACELANGHVPFKDMPATQMLLEKLNGTVPCLLDTSTIPAEELTMSSPRTTANSGLSDSLATGNPRTSNGDSPSHPYHRTFSPHFHHFVEQCLQRNPDVRPSASTLLNHSFFKQIKRHASEALPELLRPVTPITSCEGSQSQDHSGIFGLVTDLEELEVDDWEF
- the STRADA gene encoding STE20-related kinase adapter protein alpha isoform X8 gives rise to the protein MSSFLPEGGCYELLSVIGKGFEDLMTVNLARYKPTGEYVTVRRINLEACSNEVVTFLQGELHVSRLFSHPNILPYRATFIADNELWVVTSFVAYGSAKDLICTHFMDGMSELAIAYLLQGVLKALGYIHHMGYVHRSVKASHILVSADGNVYLSGLRSNLSMISHGQRQRVVHDFPKHSIKVLPWLSPEVLQQNLQGYDAKSDIYSVGITACELANGHVPFKDMPATQMLLEKLNGTVPCLLDTSTIPAEELTMSSPRTTANSGLSDSLATGNPRTSNGDSPSHPYHRTFSPHFHHFVEQCLQRNPDVRPSASTLLNHSFFKQIKRHASEALPELLRPVTPITSCEGSQSQDHSGIFGLVTDLEELEVDDWEF
- the STRADA gene encoding STE20-related kinase adapter protein alpha isoform X3: MSFLVSKPERIRLPRPLQFRMVPWIPVAVTFGFPPHPHLWGTSRVKVSFRCLSSTNEASSESIAAFSKQEIMSSFLPEGGCYELLSVIGKGFEDLMTVNLARYKPTGEYVTVRRINLEACSNEVVTFLQGELHVSRLFSHPNILPYRATFIADNELWVVTSFVAYGSAKDLICTHFMDGMSELAIAYLLQGVLKALGYIHHMGYVHRSVKASHILVSADGNVYLSGLRSNLSMISHGQRQRVVHDFPKHSIKVLPWLSPEVLQQNLQGYDAKSDIYSVGITACELANGHVPFKDMPATQMLLEKLNGTVPCLLDTSTIPAEELTMSSPRTTANSGLSDSLATGNPRTSNGDSPSHPYHRTFSPHFHHFVEQCLQRNPDVRPSASTLLNHSFFKQIKRHASEALPELLRPVTPITSCEGSQSQDHSGIFGLVTDLEELEVDDWEF
- the STRADA gene encoding STE20-related kinase adapter protein alpha isoform X4, coding for MSFLVSKPERIRRWVSEKFIVEGLRDLELFGEQPPGDTRRKTNEASSESIAAFSKQEIMSSFLPEGGCYELLSVIGKGFEDLMTVNLARYKPTGEYVTVRRINLEACSNEVVTFLQGELHVSRLFSHPNILPYRATFIADNELWVVTSFVAYGSAKDLICTHFMDGMSELAIAYLLQGVLKALGYIHHMGYVHRSVKASHILVSADGNVYLSGLRSNLSMISHGQRQRVVHDFPKHSIKVLPWLSPEVLQQNLQGYDAKSDIYSVGITACELANGHVPFKDMPATQMLLEKLNGTVPCLLDTSTIPAEELTMSSPRTTANSGLSDSLATGNPRTSNGDSPSHPYHRTFSPHFHHFVEQCLQRNPDVRPSASTLLNHSFFKQIKRHASEALPELLRPVTPITSCEGSQSQDHSGIFGLVTDLEELEVDDWEF